From the genome of Ferrimicrobium sp., one region includes:
- the cadA gene encoding cadmium-translocating P-type ATPase, translating into MPNSSTKQLDLELFGMTCVSCASRIERKLNKLDGVAASVNYALEEATVTYDSAALDLDRIIEAVQQAGYDAIAKVDQGPPAKSSHHRWPLLVSAALSAVLLAGDLELINIDRLVGLVLAIAVIVLVGRGFLITALRDLAHLTGGMDTLVSLGFVTAFVWSTIITLGNFTREPVFFDAAAIVPTVIYFGRWIEDRAKTLARSDLNGLQASMLGEVTVIRDDTEMTIPAGEIQREDIVTVRPGQVVPTDLIVTKGTSRVDTSVITGEADLSDVTSGDRILAGSLNRDQLLEGKALTSARRSFLSQLTEQVAQAQAKKAGLERLSDRIARVFVPVVIVIAIATFVLWLSFGSATSALVAAIAVLVVACPCSLGLATPIAFLVATSRAARSGILIQSPTVLEQVPKIDTIFLDKTGTLTDATLTLESLPASLGGDERAWIAAVARASTHPVSRALSTLSSTALVVEAVHELPGSGLTGTVAGHTITIGAPAFFGIQSPTQGRVIACGIDDRAPILINLTETVRDGAAELVQTLTENHLKVVMLTGDNLDNATVLAKRLGFDVIRANVRPTDKADMIREAQKRGERVAMVGDGINDAAALGAADLGIALASGTDIAKASADITIVGDDIVKVATAIALAKTTLHNIYENFGWALGYNIIAISLAAAGILNPMLGAALMASSSLIVVTNALRLRRWCPPAVIESTTTVNQSTRSKGASSTPQAASSTLPTT; encoded by the coding sequence ATGCCGAACTCATCGACTAAGCAACTCGACCTTGAGCTTTTTGGGATGACATGCGTGAGCTGTGCGTCACGGATCGAACGCAAGCTCAATAAGCTCGACGGGGTCGCTGCTAGCGTTAACTACGCCCTCGAAGAGGCAACCGTAACGTATGATTCCGCCGCCCTCGATCTTGATCGGATCATTGAAGCCGTGCAGCAGGCGGGCTACGACGCTATCGCAAAAGTCGATCAAGGACCACCGGCCAAATCTTCCCACCACCGTTGGCCCTTATTGGTGAGCGCGGCATTGAGCGCCGTGCTGCTAGCTGGGGATTTGGAACTCATCAACATCGACAGACTCGTCGGCCTCGTCCTGGCGATCGCGGTCATCGTGCTGGTAGGCCGAGGGTTTCTCATCACGGCCCTGCGTGATCTCGCTCATCTGACCGGGGGTATGGATACCCTCGTATCGCTGGGATTTGTAACCGCCTTCGTGTGGTCCACCATCATCACACTGGGCAATTTCACCCGTGAACCGGTCTTCTTTGACGCGGCGGCAATCGTCCCGACCGTGATCTACTTTGGGCGGTGGATCGAAGATCGAGCAAAGACACTGGCAAGGAGTGATCTCAATGGACTCCAAGCAAGCATGCTTGGCGAGGTAACGGTCATCCGCGATGATACCGAAATGACCATACCGGCTGGTGAGATACAACGCGAGGACATCGTCACTGTTCGACCCGGCCAGGTGGTACCGACCGACCTCATCGTCACCAAGGGAACGTCCAGGGTCGACACGTCGGTAATTACCGGCGAGGCCGATCTCTCCGACGTCACCAGCGGGGATCGTATTCTTGCCGGATCACTCAACCGAGATCAGTTGCTTGAGGGCAAGGCTCTCACCAGCGCTCGGAGGAGCTTTCTCTCTCAGCTCACCGAGCAAGTTGCCCAGGCTCAAGCCAAGAAGGCAGGTCTTGAGCGCCTCAGTGATCGCATCGCTAGAGTCTTTGTTCCTGTCGTCATCGTTATCGCTATCGCCACCTTTGTCCTCTGGTTGTCCTTTGGGTCCGCCACCAGCGCCCTCGTAGCAGCTATCGCCGTACTGGTCGTGGCTTGTCCGTGCTCGCTCGGGCTTGCAACCCCAATCGCCTTTCTTGTCGCGACCTCTCGAGCGGCACGATCAGGGATTCTCATCCAGAGTCCCACCGTCCTTGAACAGGTGCCAAAGATCGACACGATCTTCCTGGACAAGACGGGAACACTCACCGATGCCACCCTTACGCTCGAGAGCCTTCCAGCCTCGCTTGGCGGGGACGAACGGGCGTGGATCGCCGCCGTCGCCCGTGCATCAACACACCCGGTGTCTCGAGCCCTCAGCACCCTCTCGTCAACAGCACTCGTGGTGGAGGCAGTCCATGAACTCCCTGGCTCAGGCCTCACCGGCACGGTTGCAGGACACACCATCACGATTGGCGCCCCTGCCTTCTTTGGCATCCAAAGCCCCACACAAGGGCGGGTGATTGCCTGCGGTATTGATGATCGGGCACCCATCCTCATCAACTTGACGGAGACGGTACGCGACGGGGCGGCCGAGCTCGTTCAAACACTGACCGAAAACCATCTCAAGGTCGTCATGCTGACAGGGGATAACCTGGATAATGCTACGGTCTTGGCGAAGCGGCTTGGCTTTGACGTCATTCGAGCCAATGTCCGACCAACCGACAAGGCCGACATGATCCGTGAGGCTCAAAAACGTGGCGAACGCGTCGCTATGGTCGGTGATGGGATTAACGACGCCGCAGCACTCGGGGCCGCCGATTTGGGCATCGCACTCGCCAGTGGAACCGACATCGCCAAAGCCAGCGCCGACATCACGATCGTGGGCGATGACATTGTCAAGGTGGCGACCGCAATTGCCCTCGCAAAGACCACGCTGCACAACATCTACGAAAACTTCGGCTGGGCGTTGGGCTACAACATCATCGCCATCTCACTGGCGGCCGCCGGAATTTTGAATCCTATGCTCGGTGCCGCCCTCATGGCGAGCTCGTCGCTGATTGTGGTCACGAACGCACTACGGCTACGACGCTGGTGCCCGCCCGCGGTCATCGAATCCACCACGACAGTAAATCAATCAACAAGGTCAAAGGGAGCATCGTCGACACCGCAAGCAGCGTCGTCTACCCTTCCAACGACCTGA
- a CDS encoding ABC transporter ATP-binding protein/permease, which translates to MKSMGGDMGSLGGWQAMKSYRRDSKVTQRQLPKGLLMRILRFGAHYRRTLITYLVLIVVSAILSTVSPLIFRAIIDDGIVRHNVGLIVWLALLAAGVALVSAGLMLWQRYISARVGEGLIYDMRTKIFDHFQSMPLAFFSRTQSGALISRINSDVLNAQSAFTDTTSSIVSNLITVVITLGVMFFLSWQITLAALILLPLFIIPARWVGRKIEGITRESYNLNAEMTNTMTERFNVSGALLVKLFGDPNRESGTFSGRAGRVRDIGVTQAMYTRIFMVALLTTASLATALAYGWGGVEAVHGVYQVGTVVAITLYLTRLYAPLTALSNVQVDVMTTLVSFDRVFEVLDLKPTIVEAPDAVSIPRGPATVEFAHVTFRYPTAREVSLASLENVENLERGASPEILHDVSFVIRPGTMVALVGPSGAGKTTLSHLVPRLYDPETGTVSINGVDLRTATQASVRATVGVVTQEAHLFHDTLRANLLYAKPDATDDEIHAALEAAQIAHILATLPDGLDTVVGDRGYRLSGGEKQRVAIARLLLKSPDVVVLDEATAHLDSESEAAIQVALAHALSDRTSLVIAHRLSTIREADEILVLDAGRIVAHGTHHELLAAGGLYADLYHTQFADQELTLSES; encoded by the coding sequence ATGAAGTCGATGGGTGGCGATATGGGGTCGCTTGGCGGCTGGCAGGCTATGAAGTCGTATCGCCGAGATTCAAAGGTAACCCAACGTCAGTTGCCGAAAGGCCTGCTGATGCGGATTCTTCGGTTTGGTGCTCATTACCGACGTACGCTGATCACCTATCTAGTCTTGATTGTGGTCAGCGCGATTCTTTCGACGGTTAGTCCGTTGATTTTTCGAGCGATCATTGATGATGGCATCGTTCGGCACAATGTCGGTCTTATTGTCTGGTTGGCGTTGCTGGCGGCCGGTGTGGCGCTCGTGAGTGCAGGGCTGATGTTGTGGCAACGCTACATTTCAGCTCGTGTGGGTGAGGGTCTCATCTACGATATGCGAACCAAGATTTTTGACCACTTCCAATCGATGCCCCTCGCGTTCTTTTCGCGGACGCAATCCGGGGCCCTCATCAGTCGTATCAACTCGGACGTACTCAATGCCCAGTCGGCATTTACCGATACGACTTCGTCGATCGTCTCGAACCTTATTACGGTCGTCATCACTCTTGGGGTTATGTTCTTTCTCTCGTGGCAGATCACCCTTGCCGCCTTGATTTTGCTGCCACTCTTTATCATTCCGGCCCGATGGGTGGGGCGAAAGATCGAGGGTATTACGCGAGAGAGCTATAACCTTAACGCCGAGATGACCAACACGATGACGGAGCGGTTCAATGTCTCTGGTGCCTTGTTGGTCAAGCTCTTTGGTGATCCGAATCGTGAAAGCGGCACGTTTTCAGGTCGCGCCGGTAGAGTTCGAGACATCGGTGTCACCCAGGCCATGTACACCAGGATCTTTATGGTGGCACTGTTGACGACAGCTTCGCTTGCTACCGCCCTTGCCTATGGTTGGGGTGGGGTAGAGGCGGTGCATGGCGTCTACCAGGTGGGTACCGTCGTCGCCATCACGCTCTATCTGACTCGGTTGTATGCACCACTCACTGCGTTATCGAACGTTCAGGTCGATGTCATGACGACGCTGGTGTCCTTTGATCGCGTCTTCGAGGTGCTCGATCTTAAGCCGACGATTGTCGAGGCTCCCGATGCGGTTTCGATTCCACGAGGTCCTGCCACGGTCGAGTTTGCGCACGTCACCTTTCGGTACCCAACGGCTCGGGAGGTATCGCTGGCCTCGCTCGAGAATGTAGAGAATCTTGAGCGTGGCGCTAGCCCAGAGATACTCCATGACGTGAGCTTTGTCATTCGCCCTGGCACCATGGTCGCCCTCGTTGGTCCCTCAGGTGCCGGCAAGACAACGCTCAGCCATCTGGTGCCACGTCTCTATGATCCTGAGACCGGTACGGTGTCCATTAATGGGGTTGACCTGCGCACGGCAACCCAGGCCTCAGTGCGCGCGACGGTGGGTGTCGTCACGCAAGAGGCCCATCTGTTCCACGATACTCTCAGAGCCAATCTGCTCTACGCCAAGCCAGATGCCACCGACGACGAGATTCATGCAGCACTCGAGGCGGCTCAGATTGCTCATATTCTGGCAACACTGCCTGATGGACTCGATACGGTGGTTGGCGACCGAGGGTACCGGCTTTCTGGCGGCGAAAAGCAGCGCGTCGCGATTGCAAGACTCTTGCTGAAGTCGCCTGACGTTGTCGTTCTCGACGAGGCGACGGCGCATCTCGATTCCGAATCTGAGGCCGCTATCCAGGTCGCGCTCGCGCATGCGCTCTCTGATAGGACATCGTTGGTGATTGCTCACCGGCTTTCAACGATTCGCGAGGCCGATGAGATACTGGTACTGGACGCAGGAAGGATCGTTGCCCATGGTACGCATCACGAACTGCTCGCAGCCGGGGGGCTCTATGCCGACCTCTACCATACGCAGTTCGCCGATCAAGAGCTGACGCTGTCAGAATCATAG
- a CDS encoding MarR family transcriptional regulator, with amino-acid sequence MDTVTRESSPDTLDELVDLFSSIARYSRSRLIESLEPLCIAPGAARALAEVVHHPSIRMSELAGALGVSARSVTSVIDQLVEAGLVLRVADPADRRAVRLVASERGIELHRGARDCRRAVGQEIFDSLSPERRSELVSILADLKTKLGARGQR; translated from the coding sequence ATGGATACTGTAACCCGAGAATCCAGCCCAGACACATTAGACGAGCTGGTTGATCTGTTCTCCTCAATCGCGCGTTATTCGCGGTCACGACTTATTGAGAGCCTTGAACCACTCTGCATCGCTCCGGGCGCTGCTCGGGCGCTTGCGGAAGTGGTTCATCATCCGAGTATTCGGATGTCGGAGTTGGCCGGTGCCCTTGGCGTTAGCGCACGTAGCGTCACCAGTGTCATTGACCAGCTGGTCGAGGCCGGCCTTGTTCTCCGGGTGGCTGATCCGGCGGACCGGCGAGCAGTGCGCCTCGTTGCTAGCGAACGTGGTATAGAGCTCCATCGTGGGGCGCGAGACTGTCGGCGCGCAGTTGGCCAAGAGATCTTTGACTCATTGTCGCCTGAGCGACGGTCCGAACTGGTCTCGATCCTCGCAGATTTGAAAACCAAACTTGGAGCAAGGGGTCAGAGATGA
- a CDS encoding heavy-metal-associated domain-containing protein: protein MKFRVPTVSCDHCQVAIEGEVSKVAGVTAVVVDLADKVVTIEGSTLNVDELLAAIDEAGYDAELID from the coding sequence ATGAAATTTCGCGTTCCAACCGTGAGTTGTGACCATTGCCAAGTTGCCATCGAGGGCGAGGTTAGCAAGGTCGCAGGGGTTACCGCCGTCGTGGTCGATCTCGCCGACAAGGTGGTAACCATTGAAGGATCAACGCTCAATGTCGATGAACTCCTCGCCGCCATCGATGAGGCTGGCTACGATGCCGAACTCATCGACTAA